In Rhodopirellula sp. P2, the DNA window ATTCCAGCACGAGCGGACGGTGTTTCGTTGGCACCGACGTTGTTGAAGAACGGCGAACAGGCTGCCCCGACGACTTACGTCGAGTATTTCAACGGAGGCAAAACGCCCGACTACAACGACTTCGAGCCCGCCCGACGCGGCGCTCGTCGAGGGCAAATGCAAGCGATCTTCTTGGAGGGGTACAAAGGCGTCCGGCACAACATTCAGTCGCACTCGGATCCCTTCCAAATCTACGATGTGGCCAACGACCCCGGCGAAGCGAACAACTTGGCAGGAACCTCCGCAGAAATGGATGCGTTGCAACAACGAATGCATGACCGTGTTTTGCAGGTCCGCTCGATCAATGCGTCCGCTCCGCGTCCCTACGATCAGGCCCCGATCCCGGCGGATGATTCCTTGGATGCCGATGCTCCGATGGCCGTCAGTTATAGCCCCACTGAAACGGCGGTGGTCTCGCGTTTGAATGCCTCTGATTCGACCGTGGTCGACATCCAGAAACTGGACGTCGACGAAGCGTTGCGAACCGCTGGCAAGGGAAACGTTCGCGTGCAATCGGTTTTGAATGTTGCCAAAACCGGACGCTATGAACTGCGATTGACCGCGACCGGCGACGCGGTGCTGCGGTTGCATGATGCCGCTTTGATTGACACCACGGGCCAATCGAAAACCGAAGCGTCCGTCGAGGTCATTCTCGAAGCGGGGACGCACCCGGTTGACATGATCGTCCGTTTGGCGGGCAATGATTCGGTTCCGGCATTGGAACTGAATGAGCTGCCAGACGCTCCCCAGAAGTCACGCCAACCAGCAAAGAAGAAGAGGAACTCCAAATGAATGCTCCCGCCGAACCGCTTCGCTATGCAATTCTTGGAAGTGGTGCGGTCGGCGGGCTGTATGGAGCCATGTTGGCGAAATCCGGATGCGACGTTCATTTTCTGTTGCATTCGGATTTTGACCACGTTCGCAAAAATGGATTGCGAATTGACAGCGTGCAGGGAGACTTTGTCTTGGAATCGCCGCAGATTTACCAGTCGGTGGAATCGATGCCGAAGTGCGATGTGGTGATCGTGGCACTCAAGTCCACTCGCAACGCGTTGCTGGATGAGTGGTTGCCGCAGGTCACGGCCGAGGATGGCGTCGTGCTGACGTTGCAAAATGGATTGAACGTCGAGGCCGATGTTCGCAGGACCATCCCTGCGGGGCACGTGCTGGGCGGATGCTGTTTTCTGTGCAGCAACAAGGTGGGTCCGGGGCACATCCATCACCTGGACTACGGCCGAATCGCATTTGGTGCCTACCAAGAACCGGGCGAGGATCATTCCTGGGCGGAGACCGCCGGGCACCGGATCGAAGCAGACATGAAGTCAGCGGGCATCGATGCCAATTGGAGCGATGATCTGGCCAAGACTCGTTGGCGAAAGCTGATGTGGAACATCCCGTTCAATGGATTGTCAGTGGTCTTGGATGCGTCAACGGACCGGATCATTGGATCGCAGCCGGGCCGCGAATTGGCCATGCAGTTGATCTCGGAAGTTCACGCCGGTGCGGCAGCCTGTGGTGTTGAGATCGACGCGAAAGCGATCCGGGCGACGATGGAGCACACCGAGACCATGGTTCCCTACGACAGCAGCATGCGATTGGATTTCCTCGCCAAACGCCCGATGGAAGTGGAAGCGATCTTTGGAAATCCACTGCGGGCGATCGGCGATCAAGCCAGCCAGATCGCCCCTTCGATTTCGATGCTGTATCAGCAACTCGCTTTTTTCAACGAAGCGATCTGCCAAGACGCGTGAGCGTTCCGCACGAGCCCCGGTTCTGTGCGGTAACCGGGGCAAACGCCAAACGGCTCTCATCCCCGAAGACTCTTGCCCACCTGTTTAACCGAGAGCCTTCTTGGAGACGGCAATGCGTTTTCGGTCGAGGTCGATCTCAAGCACTTTGACTTTGACCACGTCGCCGACGGAAACCACCTCGGATGGGTCGCTGACAAATTGGTTGGATAGTTGAGAAACGTGAATCAAACCGTCTTGATGGACGCCCAGGTCAATGAAGGCACCAAAGTGGGTGACGTTGGTGATCACGCCTTCCAGGACCATTCCCTGACGCAGGTCCTCCATGGACTGAACCGAGTCATCGAACTGGGCAACTTTGAATTCGCTGCGTGGGTCGCGTCCCGGTTTGCCCAGTTCCGCGATGATGTCGCGAATGGTGGGGATTCCAAACCGGTCATCCACAAAGGATTCCGGTTGCAGTTTTTGGCTCAGTGTCGCGTTGCCGACCAAGGTTTTGACGTCGGCTTTGAGTTCCTTCGCCATGCGGCTGACCAGCGAGTAGCTTTCGGGGTGCACGGCGGAGTTGTCGAGTGGTTCATCGCCACCGCGGATGCGTAGAAAACCGGCGGCTTGCTCAAACGCCTTCTTGCCGAGTTTCGGAACCTTGGTCAATTCTTTCCGGCTTCCGAAACGACCGTTGGTGTCTCGATACTGAACGATGTTCTCGGCCAGTTTCGGACCGATCCCTGCGACACGTGAAAGCAACGGCACACTGGCCATGTTCAAGTCCACTCCGACATGGTTGACGCAACTTTCGACGGTCCGGTCGAGGCACTTGCGGAGGAGAGGCTGGTTGACGTCGTGCTGGTACTGACCCACACCGATTGATTTCGGGTCGGTCTTGACCAATTCCGCGAGTGGATCTTGCAGACGCCGTGCGATGCTGATGGCACCCCGAACGGTGACGTCCAAATCGGGGAACTCTTTTCCTGCCAATTCGCTGGCCGAATAGATCGACGCGCCTGATTCGCTAACCATCACTTTGGTGACGTCCAGTTGATTGTCGCGAATCAGTTCGCCGACGAAGGCATCGGTTTCGCGCGACGCGGTGCCGTTGCCGATGGCGATCAATTCAACATGGTGTTTTTGGATGAGCGACAACAACTGTTTCGATGCACCAGCGGTGTCGGATTTGGGCGGCGTGGGGTAGATCGTCGTGTTGGCCAAGAATTTGCCGGTGCCATCGACCACAGCGACTTTGCAGCCTGTGCGAAATCCAGGGTCGATTCCGATCGTCACCCGTGGACCGCCGGGTGGTGACATCAACAGTTCGTGCAAGTTCTTGCCAAACACACCGATGGCGTCCTCATCGGCCTTTTCTTTCAGCATTTGAAGCACGGTGGATTGCGTGGCAGGTTGTAGCAAACGTTGAAAGCAATCTTCGGCGGCGGATTCCAGTTCTTTTGCGAACTCAAAGGAGCGGTTGCGAATGAAGGTCGATTGAATGTGCGAGATCGCTCGGTCTTCTTCCATTTGCAATCCGACTCGCAAGACCCCTTCTGCTTCGCCACGCAGCATGGCGAGCAGTCGGTGACCGGGAATCCGCGCGGCCGGCTCGGCACGATCCAGGTAGGCCTCGTATTTATCGGCCTGGTCCTTCTTGCCGCGTTTGACGGCGGAGGTGATCTTCCCGAACTTGGTTCCCTTTTCGACCATCCACTCGCGAACCGGCGCGTCCTCACTCCATTGTTCCGCAATGATGTCCAGCGCGCCTGCCAGGGCTGCATCGCCATCCGTGACTTCCAGGTCGGGGTTGACGAAGCCCGCGAGGGTTTGCTGCTTGGATTGAGGCAGCTTGGTTTGTTTTAGCAGCAGATCCGCCAGCGGCTGCAGTCCTTTTTCACGCGCGATGGTGGCTCGTGTGCGGCGTTTGGGTTTGTAGGGCAGGTACAGAGCTTCCAGTGTTCGCAAATCGTTGCAGGCTTCGATTTGCTTTCGCAGGTCCGCGGTCAGGGCGCCTTGTTCTTCGATCGTTTTCAAGACCGTGGTTTTCCGAGCCTGCAACGCGTTGTGCTTTTCGAGCGCGTCCTCGATCGCACGCAGCGCGATTTCGTCCAGTCCCCCGGTGGCTTCTTTGCGGTACCGAGCGATGAAGGGAATCGTGTTGCCGGCTTCGAGCAGTTCGATGACCGCGGCGACTTGTTTCTCAGGAAGATTCAGTTCTCGAGCGATGATTTGCATGGGACGGATGGTCTGAGCTGCGACAGGAAACGAAGGGCAGGGACTGATTCAGGAATTGGTCTCCGGAGGTCAGGCCCCGGAGAAAGGATCGCGAACGACCCGATCGGCATTGATAGTCAAGCGTGCCGGCGTTGTGCCATCTCAAAATGGTGTTTCACGGCGCGGCCGCTGATGGTGGTCTTTTCCAGCAGCTCTTTTGTGATTGCTCGGATGGCGTCCACGTTGGCCTCGTCGTGGAGAATGTGTTCCGTTTTCGCGAGCATGCGTTTGAGCAAGGTTTCGTGTTGTCGCTCGGTGGCGGCTCGGGTGCACAAGCGAGCCGAAACGTCCCGTAGATCCTGGGAGGCCCCAGCTTGGCAGTAGACACCGGTGAAGCGAGCCTCGGACACCATTCCCGCCAGCAACACCAACACGTCGTCCTCGAGCTGGTCCTTGCTGCCTTTGGAGCGGCCTTTTTTGATCTCGCACGTGCCCAGCCGCGACCCACCGAACTGCAATTTACCGGGAGCGATCGTGACTTTCTGAACGCTGCGTCCAACCGCGAGCGCCATCACAGCGTGCCCGGCCTCATGAAAGGCGGTCGCGATGAGTTCCTTGGTGGCCGCCGGGATGGGGCTGGGGGCCGCCGATTCAGAGTTGGTTTCGCGAGAATTCATCACGGCAGTCTAGGTCAGAATAACAATCCCGGCGATCGCGGGCGGACGAGTGGCGGGACTTCGGACCAGGGCAACCCAGATCCTTCATTTTTAGTTTGTCGGTTACTGAATCGACAATTGTCATCTGTCAAAACATCAATCCGAAGCGCGAGCGAGGCAGTGAACAGGAAATCCCTGCTCTCGCGTCGGGGGCGTATCATACCAACTTCGTTTTCTTGGTGATCACTGGGAACAACGGCCACGTGTTGGTACAGGTTGACAGCTGCTGCCCACCAGCACAGCAAGTTCTTGTTAAAATGTTTGGTCAGGGAACCCGGTATTTGTCGTTTGGTTTTTGTCTGTTCGGTCGCTCCCATCCTTTTCCCCACTCCGAAATTTGCCATGGAACGTCGCTCCTTTCTAGCTGCCAGCGCTGCCGCTGCCACCGTTGCTGCCACCCACGCCAAGTCGGCTTCGGCCGATGAAAGCCGTCGTCCTCGACGCGTCGCCTTGATCGGGTGCGGTTGGTATGGCAAGTGCGATTTGCTGCAGTTGCTCAACATCGAACCGGTCGAAGTGGTTTCGCTTTGCGACGTCGACCAAAAGCTACTCGATGAGTGTGCGGACCTGATCGCCACCCGGCAGAAGTCGGGCAAGCGACCGGAGACTTTCACAAACTACGAGGTTCTGCTGGCCAAGAAGAATGCCGACATCGTGTTGGTCGCCACTCCCGATCACTGGCACGCTTTGGCGATGATCGCCGCGGTCGAATCCGGAGCAGACGTCTACGTGCAGAAGCCAACCGGCGTCGACACGTTGGAAAGCAAAGCGATGTTGGATGCGGCTCGGCGAACGGGGCGGGTCGTGCAAGTCGGCACGCAACGTCGGAGCACACCGCACTTGATCGACGCCAAGAAGAACGTCGTCGACGCTGGTTTGCTGGGCAACGTCGCATTCGCCGAAGTGTGTTGTTACTACCACATGCGAGCGAACAAAAATCCACCGGCGATCGATCCACCGGCCCATTTTGATTATGAAGCCTGGACGGGGCCCGCGCCGATGCGTCCCTACACGGAACTGACTCACCCGAGAAAGTGGCGAGCGTTCATGGAATACGGGAACGGCATTGTCGGGGACATGTGTGTGCACATGCTGGACTTGGTGCGCTGGCAACTGGATTTGGGATGGCCCAAACGGATCAGCAGCGTCGGTGGGATCATGGTCCAAAAGGATTCAATCGCCAACATCACCGACACCCAAACCGCGACGTTTGACTTTGATGAGTTGGATGTGGTTTGGACCCATCGAAGTTGGGGCAGTGCTCCTGACCCAGAGTATCCCTGGGCCGCCAAAATCTATGGTGACAAGGGCACGTTGAAGTTGAGCGTGAACAAGTTCGAATTCGAACCACGCGGCGGTGGCAAGAAGATTTCCGGTGAAGCCGTGATTGAAACGGATCAGTACCCGACCGATGTCACGGACAAAGAAAAGTGGTCATTGGAATTGCACGTCGCCTCCGCCATTCGTGGTCACATGCGAGACTTCCTCGATGCCATCGACAACCGCACGAAACCGGTGGCAGACATCGAGCAAGGTCATATCAGCAGCGCGTCGTGCTTCATGGCAAACGTGGCCATGGAACTTGGTCGAACACTTGAGTTCGATCCCGAAACTCACTCGATTGTCGGTGATGATGAAGCGACTCAAAAACTGAAGAGAAGCTATCGGTCTCCTTACCAGCACCCGGCTGATCGAGCGTAATCTTCCAGGGACAGGACACTGGCTGGCACCTTCTGGCATTCTGGTAGGCACCGTCCGGCAGCGAGGGAATCGGGGGAAATTGCTGTTCGGGCGGTTCATCAATCCGGGGCCTGACGACCCCGGCAATGGATGTGTCGACCCTTCGGGCCTGCCGCCGCTCGGCGGCTTGTTGAGCGAAGGTGGTGACGACCGAGACCTCGGGTTAAAAACCCGAGGCTGACAACTGTCACCGCTCCGCGGTTGTTGTCGCCACCCAAAATCGCACAACCAGTCGCGGAGCGACGGCAGCCGAAAGCCTTGGGTTTCAACCCAAGGTCACCTGCCGACAGCCAAGTCCCCAAGTCGCGGAGCGACGACAGTTGTTTGCCGCTCCGTCCGATCGAGCCAGGAAATGGCTTGGCACCTTGCGGACATGACTGACAACAGACGCAAGAGCTGCGAGATCGCTGCTCATGGCTGCTTCGGAATCAGGCCGGTGCTATGTCCGACCAAACGGCGAATTCGTTGCCCGAGGGTTCGGTGAAGTGAAACCGGCGACCGCCGGGGAACGCAAAAATCTCTTGAACGATCTGGCCGCCACAGGCTTGCACCTTGGTCTGCGTGGCCTCCAGGTCATCGCTGTAGAACACGACCAACGCGGATCCATTGGCGGTCGTGGATGACTTGTCCGATTGATAGAACCCGCCGTCCAATCCCGCTGCTTTGTCGAACGCAGTGTATTGCGGCCCGTAGTCGGTGAACTTCCAAGCAAAGCAGGATTGAAAAAAAGCTTTGGTCGCGGCCAGATCCTGGGCGGGGAGCTCCAGGTAGTTGATCAATTCGTGTTGGTTGGACATTCAGAATCCTAAGTCGTGGGATTGGGATGGCCCCGCGACTTTACCAGGTTGATTCGTCGGCCGCCCATGGCGGATTCATTCGACTTGCATCAAATACGAAATCAGGTCGGCCAAAGCTTGCGGAGTCAGTTGTTCTTCCAAGCCTTCGGGCATGATCGACATGCCAGTGCTTTGAAGCAGCTCAATGTCAACGCGGAGCAATTCGTCTTTGGCGGATTCAGCTCGCTGCAGCGTGATCGACGTCGCGGATTCATCCGTGATCATGCCGGTCAGAGTGCGTCCATTCACATCCAAGGCGACGTAGTTCAGGTACTGCGGATTCACCTCGCGGTTGGGATCCAGGACATTGGTGAGGATGAAGTCGGCTCCGCGAGCCTTCACAGTCGCCAAGTTCGGGCCGATCTCGTGGCCGTGATTTTCCAGCCGATGACAATTGGAACATTGCGTTGTGAAGAGTTTTCGGCCTCGAACGACATCGCCCTCTTTTTGCAACGCGATTTGATAGGCATTCACGACTTCTTCACGATTCTTGGAGCCGCTGGATTCCAGCAGTTGATTCCCAAGGTCGCGAATGGTTGAGTCGTTGGATTTGGCAGCGACCTGCAAGCGAGAGCGGGACACTTCGCTGATCGGAATGTCGCCAGCGACGATTGCACTGAGCAAGGCTTTCAAGCGATCGGGGCGTGAGAACAGGATCTCGCTGGCCGTTTCGCGAAGGCTCGGGCTGAGACCGCTCCATTGTCCAAGCAGCGTGGTCGTGATCTCACTGGAATCGAATCGTCCCCATGTCATCATCGCGGCGCGTTGGACTTCGATTGGTTGTCGACTGTCGATCAATGGTGGCAGGACGTTCGAGATGCGTTGTGGACCCGCATAACGAAGGTTGGCGATGGCAGACGCACGAACGTTGACGGAAGCGGAGTCATCGGTTGCGACCTGTTCCAACGTCGCCAGCATCTGCTGCATCTTGTCATCGATGCTGGTCAGTTCGCCCGCAGATGCGAGGCGGTGCAGAACGCTTCCTGACCGAGAGCGTGATTGCAGTAATTGGCCCAGGATTGGAAGAGCGAAGCTGCCTTCTGATGGCGAGAGATCCGAGACAGCGGCGAGCGCAAGTCGAATCTCCGTCTCGTCGTCTTGTTGGCCGACTTGAGATGCCAGTCGGGTCAGGAAACCATCCAGACGAGTGTCAAAGGGCGGCGTGAGCAAGGCGGCGAAGAGCCTGCCTGCCCCTGTGCCGAGCGAACTCTGAACTGCTGTTTGCATCCAACGATCAGTGGGGGGGTGCCGGATGATCGCTGCCAAAATTTCGGTTTTGTCGAGTCCTGGAACTGAGCCGGCGGTGAAGGCCAGTTGATAGCGAACCTCAATGGATGGATCGTCTGCGAGCGTGGTCAGCTTTGTCCGTAAGTCTTCGCTGGCGTCGACGTTTTCAGCCAATCGTATCGCGAACCGCCGCAACGCGGGTTCAGGGGCGTCGAGACACAAAAGAATGGTTTCTGAGTTCAGTTGTCCTAGTCCATCCAAAACCGCCAGTGCGTGCAAACGCCCGAGCGGAGACACCGATTCGCTGGCCAATTGACGAAGTGATTGAGTGGCCTGGGATTGTCGTTCGATCAACAGTCGGGCCGCCGTTTCGCGTTGCCAAGCGTTGGGGTGAGCGAGGGTTTGAACCAACTCCGCGTCGGTTGACGCGTTCAAATTTGGCGTCGGTCGGTGTTGATAGTTTTCAGGAATCAGACGGTACAGACGGCCTCGGTCACGTCCGGAGGTCAGGTCCAAGTGCTGCTTGATTTCAGCAGGCAGACTCTTGGGGTGTTCAATGACCTCGCGGCAGACATCGATGATGTGCAGCGATCCGTCGGGGGCGTTGGCGAACTGGGCGGGCCGAAACCAAATGTCGGTGGAGGTGACCAGTTCACTGTTGGTGTCGACTCGTTTTCCGACCCATTTCAGTCCATCGGGTTGGAGTCGTTTGCGGTGAATCAGGTTGCTGCCAACGTCCCCGATGATCGCCATCCCTTGGAACGATTCCGGCCAAGCATCGCCGCGCACGATGGTCACGCCGGTAGCGCCGGTGAAGTATCCGGCCGCTCGGCCGCCACCTTCAATGGGACCGCGAGCTTTGCCGCTGACTCGCAATCGGGTGCGGACAATCCTCCAGGGTTCGACGGGACTGGTTCGAAACACTTCGGCTTGTGGCCCATCTTCGGCGATGGAAATTCGCGCCGGTGCAGGTTGAAGCAACGGGTTGCGACCGAGGTAGCGGTCTTCGTACATGACTTGCTGAAGATGATCGCTGTTGGAGGAAACGAACTTGCGCCCCCAATCGTCGAACCCCATGCCGTGTTGGGCGGCGCCGCTGGTCAATTCGAATTCGCCAGTGCGAGGGTCCAACGCGATGTCGCGGCCGCGGACATTGATGGCGTCCGATTCTGGTTGTTGTGGTCGCCGGATCATACCGCCAGTGCTGCTGCAAGCGATGTGAATGCGGTTGTCGAGGCCCCATCGAAACGAGTTCATGAGTCCTTGGACATTGGAGGTGCCAAATCCAGTCAGGATGGTTTCACGTTGATCTGCTTTGCCATCCCCGTCGGTATCACGAAGGTAGTACAGGTTGGGAGCGTCGCCGACGAACAGCCCACCATTCCAAGGGAACAGACCGGTGGGCCAGAGCAGACCGTCGGCGAAAATGGTGCTGCGGTCGTAGACTCCATCATGGTCCGTATCAACCAAGTGAGAGATTCGCGAGATACCCTCGTCGCGATCTTCGCTGTAGCCGCGCATTTCGCAGACGAACAAGGACCCATCCGCGGCCCATTCCATGGCCACGGGGCTGGTCACCAACGGTTCGCTGGCGATCAACTGAATTTGAAAGCCACCGGCGACTTGAAAGTCCGCAAGTGTTTCCGAAGGCGGGGTGGCTGGGACGCGAGGAAGCTCCGCGGCATAGTCCTCCTCGGCGACACCGATTCGAAATCCCAGCGTCAGCAGGAGGGATAGGCCGACGACGATGCTGCTTGTTGGCGAGTTGCGTGTGATCGACTTCATCGTGAGGGAACCTCGGCTGTCTCTTCTGCTGCGGACTCAACGGGCTGGTCGGATTCCAGCTGCTGTTCTTCTGGGACTTCAAGAAGGGTCCGCACGCCTTGCATCAAAACGGATTCCACTTCGGGGGCCACCTTGGACGCTCGTGCGCTGGTTTCGTAACCGCCTTGTGAATAGGCCTCTGCGGTTCCGATGTAGCCTGGGCCGTAGTCGCCGTAGGCTGCCATGGCAACCTTGAGATCAGGACGCATGGCTTTGGCTGCCAATTGATATTCGACGAACAGTTCACCGGGCATGTGCAGCAGCCGAACGTCTCCGACCGAGAGGCAACTCAAATCGATTTTGTGTCCGTTCTGGCATCGCAGCAACCAAGCCAGGTCATCGGGACTGCCCCAGTAGTCGGTTGAATTCCAGGACCGCAGTTTTTCGCGAAGCGCATCGGCGTCGAGGTGGGGCGCGGGCGGCAGAGCAACGGGCGCGAACGACCATCCGACATCGTTTGCCGAAAGGGCAAACTTTTCGGTGGACTGGGCAGCCGCTTCCATGGCGTCGGCCAAACGTTGAGCGAGGATCAGTCGGTTGGCGGGAGAGCCGTCGTTGTATTTGCCCGCGCCAATGTTCCCGCCGGCCCCATTGAAGTGGACGTGCATCACGTCGGGCCGG includes these proteins:
- a CDS encoding putative 2-dehydropantoate 2-reductase, producing the protein MNAPAEPLRYAILGSGAVGGLYGAMLAKSGCDVHFLLHSDFDHVRKNGLRIDSVQGDFVLESPQIYQSVESMPKCDVVIVALKSTRNALLDEWLPQVTAEDGVVLTLQNGLNVEADVRRTIPAGHVLGGCCFLCSNKVGPGHIHHLDYGRIAFGAYQEPGEDHSWAETAGHRIEADMKSAGIDANWSDDLAKTRWRKLMWNIPFNGLSVVLDASTDRIIGSQPGRELAMQLISEVHAGAAACGVEIDAKAIRATMEHTETMVPYDSSMRLDFLAKRPMEVEAIFGNPLRAIGDQASQIAPSISMLYQQLAFFNEAICQDA
- a CDS encoding Tex family protein yields the protein MQIIARELNLPEKQVAAVIELLEAGNTIPFIARYRKEATGGLDEIALRAIEDALEKHNALQARKTTVLKTIEEQGALTADLRKQIEACNDLRTLEALYLPYKPKRRTRATIAREKGLQPLADLLLKQTKLPQSKQQTLAGFVNPDLEVTDGDAALAGALDIIAEQWSEDAPVREWMVEKGTKFGKITSAVKRGKKDQADKYEAYLDRAEPAARIPGHRLLAMLRGEAEGVLRVGLQMEEDRAISHIQSTFIRNRSFEFAKELESAAEDCFQRLLQPATQSTVLQMLKEKADEDAIGVFGKNLHELLMSPPGGPRVTIGIDPGFRTGCKVAVVDGTGKFLANTTIYPTPPKSDTAGASKQLLSLIQKHHVELIAIGNGTASRETDAFVGELIRDNQLDVTKVMVSESGASIYSASELAGKEFPDLDVTVRGAISIARRLQDPLAELVKTDPKSIGVGQYQHDVNQPLLRKCLDRTVESCVNHVGVDLNMASVPLLSRVAGIGPKLAENIVQYRDTNGRFGSRKELTKVPKLGKKAFEQAAGFLRIRGGDEPLDNSAVHPESYSLVSRMAKELKADVKTLVGNATLSQKLQPESFVDDRFGIPTIRDIIAELGKPGRDPRSEFKVAQFDDSVQSMEDLRQGMVLEGVITNVTHFGAFIDLGVHQDGLIHVSQLSNQFVSDPSEVVSVGDVVKVKVLEIDLDRKRIAVSKKALG
- a CDS encoding M50 family metallopeptidase, encoding MNSRETNSESAAPSPIPAATKELIATAFHEAGHAVMALAVGRSVQKVTIAPGKLQFGGSRLGTCEIKKGRSKGSKDQLEDDVLVLLAGMVSEARFTGVYCQAGASQDLRDVSARLCTRAATERQHETLLKRMLAKTEHILHDEANVDAIRAITKELLEKTTISGRAVKHHFEMAQRRHA
- a CDS encoding Gfo/Idh/MocA family protein; this encodes MERRSFLAASAAAATVAATHAKSASADESRRPRRVALIGCGWYGKCDLLQLLNIEPVEVVSLCDVDQKLLDECADLIATRQKSGKRPETFTNYEVLLAKKNADIVLVATPDHWHALAMIAAVESGADVYVQKPTGVDTLESKAMLDAARRTGRVVQVGTQRRSTPHLIDAKKNVVDAGLLGNVAFAEVCCYYHMRANKNPPAIDPPAHFDYEAWTGPAPMRPYTELTHPRKWRAFMEYGNGIVGDMCVHMLDLVRWQLDLGWPKRISSVGGIMVQKDSIANITDTQTATFDFDELDVVWTHRSWGSAPDPEYPWAAKIYGDKGTLKLSVNKFEFEPRGGGKKISGEAVIETDQYPTDVTDKEKWSLELHVASAIRGHMRDFLDAIDNRTKPVADIEQGHISSASCFMANVAMELGRTLEFDPETHSIVGDDEATQKLKRSYRSPYQHPADRA
- a CDS encoding VOC family protein; this encodes MSNQHELINYLELPAQDLAATKAFFQSCFAWKFTDYGPQYTAFDKAAGLDGGFYQSDKSSTTANGSALVVFYSDDLEATQTKVQACGGQIVQEIFAFPGGRRFHFTEPSGNEFAVWSDIAPA
- a CDS encoding PVC-type heme-binding CxxCH protein, which translates into the protein MKSITRNSPTSSIVVGLSLLLTLGFRIGVAEEDYAAELPRVPATPPSETLADFQVAGGFQIQLIASEPLVTSPVAMEWAADGSLFVCEMRGYSEDRDEGISRISHLVDTDHDGVYDRSTIFADGLLWPTGLFPWNGGLFVGDAPNLYYLRDTDGDGKADQRETILTGFGTSNVQGLMNSFRWGLDNRIHIACSSTGGMIRRPQQPESDAINVRGRDIALDPRTGEFELTSGAAQHGMGFDDWGRKFVSSNSDHLQQVMYEDRYLGRNPLLQPAPARISIAEDGPQAEVFRTSPVEPWRIVRTRLRVSGKARGPIEGGGRAAGYFTGATGVTIVRGDAWPESFQGMAIIGDVGSNLIHRKRLQPDGLKWVGKRVDTNSELVTSTDIWFRPAQFANAPDGSLHIIDVCREVIEHPKSLPAEIKQHLDLTSGRDRGRLYRLIPENYQHRPTPNLNASTDAELVQTLAHPNAWQRETAARLLIERQSQATQSLRQLASESVSPLGRLHALAVLDGLGQLNSETILLCLDAPEPALRRFAIRLAENVDASEDLRTKLTTLADDPSIEVRYQLAFTAGSVPGLDKTEILAAIIRHPPTDRWMQTAVQSSLGTGAGRLFAALLTPPFDTRLDGFLTRLASQVGQQDDETEIRLALAAVSDLSPSEGSFALPILGQLLQSRSRSGSVLHRLASAGELTSIDDKMQQMLATLEQVATDDSASVNVRASAIANLRYAGPQRISNVLPPLIDSRQPIEVQRAAMMTWGRFDSSEITTTLLGQWSGLSPSLRETASEILFSRPDRLKALLSAIVAGDIPISEVSRSRLQVAAKSNDSTIRDLGNQLLESSGSKNREEVVNAYQIALQKEGDVVRGRKLFTTQCSNCHRLENHGHEIGPNLATVKARGADFILTNVLDPNREVNPQYLNYVALDVNGRTLTGMITDESATSITLQRAESAKDELLRVDIELLQSTGMSIMPEGLEEQLTPQALADLISYLMQVE